The genomic window CGACCTCACCGTCCAGCTGACCCGCGAGGCCTCGGCCGACGACGTCGACGCCGCCTACCGCGCCGCCGCCGAGTCCGGCCCCCTCGCCGGGATCCTCACCTACACCTCGGCGCCGATCGTCTCCTCCGACATCGTCACCGACCCGGCCTCGTGCATCTACGACGCGAAGCTGACCAAGGTCTTCGGCCCGATGGTCAAGGTCCTGGGCTGGTACGACAACGAGTGGGGCTACTCCAACCGGCTGGTCGACTCCGTCGAGCTCGTCGGCGCCTCCCTCTGATGCGGTCCCTCGACGACCTGCTCGCCGAGGGGGTGTCGGGCCGGCGCGTGCTCCTGCGCGCCGACCTGAACGTCCCCCTCGACAAGCAGACCGGGGCGATCACCGACGACGGCCGGATCCGCGCCAGCCTGCCCACGCTGCAGGCCCTGCGCGACGCCGGCGCCCGCGTCGTCGTGGCCGCGCACCTGGGCCGGCCGAAGGGCGCGCCCGACCCGCGGTACTCCCTCGCCCCGGTCGCGGCGCGGCTCGGCGAGCTGCTCGGCACCGACGTCCCGCTGGCCTCCGACGTCGCCGGCGAGGACGCGCGGGGGAAGGCCGCGGCCCTCGGCGACGGCGACGTCCTGCTGCTGGAGAACGTCCGCTTCGAGGCCGCCGAGACGTCCAAGGACGACGCCGAGCGCGGCGAGCTCGCCGACCGGCTGGCCGCGCTCGCCGACGTCTACGTCGACGACGCGTTCGGCGCCGTGCACCGGAAGCACGCCTCGGTGTACGACGTCGCCCGGCGGCTCCCGCACGCGGCCGGCCGGCTGGTGGCCACCGAGCTCGACGTGCTCACCCGGCTGACCAGCGACCCCGACCGGCCCTACGTCGTGGTGCTCGGCGGGTCGAAGGTCAGCGACAAGCTCGCCGTCATCGAGGCGCTGCTGCCCAAGGTCGACCGGCTGCTGGTCGGCGGGGGCATGTGCTTCACCTTCCTGGCCGCGCAGGGCCACGGCGTCGGGACGTCGCTGCTCGAGGCCGACCAGGTCGACACCTGCCGCCGGCTGCTGGCCGAGGCGGGGGAGCGGATCGTGCTGCCGCTCGACGTCGTCTGCGCGCCGGAGTTCAGCGCCGACACCGAGACCACCGTCGTCCCCGTCGAGCAGATCCCCGGCGACCAGATGGGCCTCGACGTCGGCCCGCGCACGGTCGAGGCCTTCGGTGGCGAGCTGGCCGGGGCGCGCACGGTGTTCTGGAACGGCCCGATGGGCGTCTTCGAGCTCGGCCCCTTCCAGGCCGGCACCCGCGGCGTCGCCGAGGCCGTGGCCGCCGTCGACGGGCTGTCGGTGGTCGGCGGGGGCGACTCCGCCGCCGCGGTCCGCCAGCTCGGCCTCGACGAGGCCTCCTACGGGCACATCAGCACCGGCGGCGGCGCGTCGCTGGAGTACCTCGAGGGCCGGGAGCTGCCGGGCCTCGCGGTGCTGGCGGACTGAGGGGAGCAGCGATGGCACGCAGCCAGCCGCGTCCTCCGCGCACCGGCCGCCGGCCGCTGATCGCGGGCAACTGGAAGATGCACATGACGCACCTGGAGGCCATCGGCCTGGTGCAGAAGCTCGTCTTCAGCCTCACCGAGAAGGACCTCGACGACGCCGAGGTGGTGGTCCTGCCGCCGTTCACCGCGCTGCGCAGCGTGCAGACGCTGGTGACCGGCGACAAGCTGCCCGTCGGCTACGGCGCGCAGGACCTGTCGGCGCACGACTCCGGCGCCTACACCGGCGAGGTCAGCGGTGCGATGCTCGCCGCGCTGGCCTGCGGCCACGTCGTCGTCGGCCACTCCGAGCGGCGCGCGCTGCACGGCGAGGACGACGCCACGGTGGCGGCCAAGGTGCAGGCGGCCCTGCGGCACGGCCTCACGCCGATCCTGTGCGTGGGCGAGGGCCTCGACGTGCGCCGCGCCGGGCAGCACGTGGCGCACTGCACCGACCAGCTCGACGCCGCGCTGGAGGGGCTGTCGGCCGAGCAGGTCGACGGCGTCGTGCTCGCCTACGAGCCGGTCTGGGCGATCGGCACCGGCGAGGTGGCCACCCCCGAGGACGCCCAGGAGGTCTGTGGCGCACTCCGGTCGCGCCTCGACGGGCGTTTCGGCCCGGAGACGGCCGCGGTGGTCCGTATCCTCTACGGCGGGTCGGTGAAGGCCGCCAACACGGCCGGGATCCTGGCCGGGCCGGACGTCGACGGTGCACTCGTCGGGGGCGCGAGCCTCGACGCCGACGAGTTCGCGCAGATCTGTCGGATCGCCGCAGGGGGCAGCTAGCCCCGCCGCGGCCGAACGGGGGTGGGTGGGTGGGCAGCACGCTGCAGCGACCCACCCGCTCCCGGTCCTCGCGGCTGCCCGGATGGATGACGGGCGTGCCCGGGCGCGTCCTCGGGCTCGTCCTGGTGGTCCTGCTCGTCGTCGCCGTGGCGGTCAGCTGCAGCGGGGGCGGCGACGGCGAGTCGGGCGTCCCGGTGCTCGGGGACGGCCCCGACGCCGGGGTCGACGGCGTCCGCGCGCCCTCCGACGCGGCCGGCGGCACGCTGCGCGTGGTGACCAGCGAGGTCGACAGCCTCGACCCGCAGCGGTCCTACCAGCCGGGCGTCTGGAACCTCATGCGGCTCTACACCCGCACCCTGGTCACCTACGCCAGCGAGCCCGGGCGCACCGGCGAGCTCGTGCCCGACCTCGCCACCGACACCGGCACCACGCCCGACGGCGGGCTGACCTGGACGTTCACCCTGAAGCAGGGCGTCTCGTTCGAGGGCGGGGCGCCGATCACCTCCCGCGACGTCAAGTACGGCATCGAGCGGTCCTTCGCCTCCGACGTCGTCGTCGGCGGGCCCACCTACGTCGTGGACCTGCTCGACGACCCCGACAACCCCTACGCCGGGCCGTACCAGGACGAGGCGCCGGACAAGCTCGGCCTGGCGGCGATCGAGACGCCCGACGACCTCACGGTCACCTTCCGCCTGCGGTCGGCGCAGCCGGACTTCCCCTACGTGCTGGCGCTGCCCTCGAGCAGCCCGGTGCCCGCCGGCGAGGACACCGGCGCCGCCTACGGCGGCGACCCGGTGTCCTCGGGCCCCTACGCGATCACCACCGTCGACGCCGCGACCGGCATCGTGCTCGACCGGAACCCGCAGTGGGACCAGGCCACCGACGAGGTCCGCACGGCGCTGCCGGACCGGATCGTGGTCCGCACCGGCCTGTCCAACCTCGAGCGGGACCAGGCGCTGCTGGCGGGCTCGGCCGACGTCGACATCTCGGGCACCGGCCTGCACGCGGCGACGGAGTCCCGGCTCGCGGAGGGCGCCGGCGGGGACGTGCCGCTGGCCGACCGGGTCGACGACCTCACCACCGGCGCCGTCCGGCTGCTCGCGCTGCCCACCGACGTCGCGCCGATGACCAGCCCGGACTGCCGCGCCGCGGTGGCCGCCGCCATCGACCGCCGCGCCGTCCAGGAGACCGTGGGCGGGGCCGACGACGCCGTGCGGACCTCGCAGCTGTGGCCGCGGTCGCTGGACGGCGGCCCCGAGGACCCCGACCCGGGTCCCGACCCCGACGCCGCCCGGGCCGCGCTGGAGGCGTGCGGGCAGCCGGAGGGCTTCAGCACCGTGCTGGCCGTCCCGGACGCGTCGGCCAGCGTCGCCGTCGCGGAGGAGGTCCGCGACCAGCTCGCCGAGGTCGGGATCACCGTGGAGGTGCGGCCACTGCCGGCGACGACCTTCTACGCGACCGATGTCGGGAGCCCCGACAACGTCGCCCGCAACGGCTTCGGCATCGTGCTGGCCACCTGGACCGCCGACTTCCCGACGCCGGGCTCGTTCCTCGTGCCGCTGGTCGACGGGCGCTCGATCAGCCTGGTCGGCAACACCGACTACGCCCGGCTGGGCGACCCGGCGGTCTCCGCCCTCGTCGACACCGCCCGCGCGGCCACCGACCCGGAGGCCGCGCGCGGCGCCTGGCGGGAGGTCGCGACCGCGGCCGGCGCCACGGGTGCCTACGTGCCGCTGGTGGAGACCCGCGTGCAGCTGCTGGCGGGCCAGCGGCTGCACAACGGGCTGGTCATGGCGCCCTACGCCGGCCACGACCTGGCCACCGCGGGCGTGCGCTGACCGGGACGCCCCGGCGCTCCGGTTAGTCTGGGTCCGTGTTCGAAATCGTCCTCAACGTGCTGCTGGTCCTCACCAGCGTGATGCTGGTGGTGCTGATCCTGCTGCACCGCGGGAAGGGCGGCGGCCTGTCCTCGATGTTCGGCGGCGCGGTCTCCTCGCAGCTGTCCGGGTCCTCCGTCGTCGAGAAGAACCTCAACCGGCTCACGGTCATCGTCGGGTTCGTCTGGGCGGTGTGCATCGTGGCCCTGGGCATCCTGCTCAAGGTCTGAGGCCGTCGCGCCCCGGGTCGGCGCGAAATCGTGATCGAGGGAACACCCTCCAGGCCATAGACTGCCCGGGCGGTGCGGTCTGCACCGTGCAGGTCCGTCCAGGAGGGGGCGCTCGTGGCTGGTGGCAACGCGATCCGGGGGACCCGGGTCGGCGCGGGTCCGATGGGTGAGGCCGAGCGCGGGGAGGCAGCGCCGCGACACCGGGTCGGGTACTGGTGCAGCTCGGGGCACGAGACGCGGGTGGCCTTCGCCACCGACGCGGAGATCCCCGAGTCCTGGGACTGCCCGCGCTGCGGGCTCCCGGCCGGCCAGGACCCGCAGGCGCCGCCGCCGGCGCCGCGGACCGAGCCGTACAAGACGCACCTCGCCTACGTACGCGAGCGGCGCAGCGACGCCGACGGCGACGCGCTCCTCGAGGAGGCCCTGGCCAAGCTGCGGGCCCGCCGCGGGGCCTGAACCCCCAGGCGGTCGGGTCGCGGGTCCGCCGCGCGTGAGCGCTGCGGCGGACCCGCGACCGTCACCCTCCGGCCGCGCCGTCGGCCGGCTTGACGGCGATGAGTGCGTAGTGGGCGTAGGGCAGTCTCGTCCGCGGCACCGCCACCTGCACCCGGGCACCGAGGCGGGTGAGCATGGCGTGGTAGCTGGACGCCGGTAGGTAGGTCAGCGGGGGACCGGCGACGACGCGGTCGTGGAGGTGGTTCCACCAGCACTTCCACCGTGGTCGCACGTCGAGGTCCTTCATCACGAGTGCCCCGCCCGGGCGGACCACCTGCCACAGGCGCTGCAGGAGTGGCTCCTGCTCCCCAGCGGGCAGGTGGTGGAGCAGGTCGGACAGGAAGACGTTGTCGTAGGACTCGTCGGGTAGTTCCTGGGTCGCGTCGGCGGTGGAGAAGCTGATGTTCGGCAGGCCGCGCACGGTCGACCGGGCGACCGCGATCCGTCGCTCGTTGAAGTCGCTGGCGGCGAACTCCAGCTTCGGGTGGGTGGCCGCCATCACCGTCTCGAGGGTCCCGTAGCCGCAGCCCAGGCACAGGACGGTGCCCTCGAGGTCGTCGAGCAGGCTGAGCACCCAGGGGACCGGCAGGACCGACAGGCGCGCGGCGTTGTACGCGCGGATCTTGGGTGCGCTGATGGGATAGTGAGCACGGAGGAGCGCACGAGCCTCCCGTGTTGTGGTCATCCGCACCCTCCGTCGTGTCGCCTGACGCGTTCCAGATCGGTCACGCATGCTCAGGTGGTGCATGACCGCCGTTCTCCAGACCGTCGCCCCTCCACGGGGACGCGCCGATGACGCAGCAAGCGACGCGCGCCCGGGCTGGGCGGCGCCGGCAGACGGGGACCGTGGTCCTCGGCGCCGCGATCTCGGGCCTGGCCACGTATGGCTACCAGGTCGCGGGGGTCCGCGCACTAGGAGAAGAGGCCTACGCGCCGGTGTCGGTGCTGTGGACCGTCCAGTACCTCGTCTTCGCCATCCTGCTCTTCCCGTTCGAGTCGTTCATCGCCGGCGGCCCACCGGGGCGGGCGCGGACCTGTCTGCTGTGGACCGTCGTCCTGGCGCTGGTCACCGGGGCGGGCCTGGCGGCGTCGGCGGGCCGGCTGCCGGGAGGGCCGCTGTTGCTCGGCCTCGGCGGTGTCGCGGTGGTCCTGTCCTACGGGGTCTTCACCATCGGCCGGGGGATCCTCACCGCTCGAGGTGATGCCTACGGCTACGCGGTCGTCACGGCCGGTGAGGCCGTGGTGCGGCTGCTGCTCACCCTCCCGGTCGCCTTCCTGGCCCCGAGCGCGACTGCGGTGGCCTGGCTCCTGTCCTCCGGCCCGCCGGTGGTGATCGGCGCCTTCCTCCTGCTCGGCAGGTTGCGGCGGCCGGTGGGGCCGGAGCCGGGACGGCCGGGTCACGGTGAGACCGGGGTCGACGGCACCAGCGGCGGCGGGGCGCGGCACCTCGTGGCCGGGACCCTGGCCGGGGCGGGCGTCCAGCTCGGCCTGGCCGGCGGGACGGTCCTCGTCCCGCTGCTGGGCGGCGGCGCGCGCGAGGTGACGATCGCCTTCGTCACGCTCACCGCGGCCCGCATGCCGGTGTTCCTCGCCCTGGGCGGCCTGGTGTCCACCCGACTGCCGGCGCTGCTCACCCTGCTGCGTGAGGGCGGGCAGGCCGCCGTCGCCCGGGACGCCCGGCGGACCGCGCTCGTCGTCCTGGGTCTGGCCGCCCTCGCCGCGCCGGTCGGCGCGCTGGTCGGCCCGCCGGTCCTGGCCCTGGTGTTCGGGGCCGGGGTCCGTCCCCCGGCGGGCTTCGTCGCCCT from Geodermatophilus normandii includes these protein-coding regions:
- a CDS encoding ABC transporter substrate-binding protein, giving the protein MTGVPGRVLGLVLVVLLVVAVAVSCSGGGDGESGVPVLGDGPDAGVDGVRAPSDAAGGTLRVVTSEVDSLDPQRSYQPGVWNLMRLYTRTLVTYASEPGRTGELVPDLATDTGTTPDGGLTWTFTLKQGVSFEGGAPITSRDVKYGIERSFASDVVVGGPTYVVDLLDDPDNPYAGPYQDEAPDKLGLAAIETPDDLTVTFRLRSAQPDFPYVLALPSSSPVPAGEDTGAAYGGDPVSSGPYAITTVDAATGIVLDRNPQWDQATDEVRTALPDRIVVRTGLSNLERDQALLAGSADVDISGTGLHAATESRLAEGAGGDVPLADRVDDLTTGAVRLLALPTDVAPMTSPDCRAAVAAAIDRRAVQETVGGADDAVRTSQLWPRSLDGGPEDPDPGPDPDAARAALEACGQPEGFSTVLAVPDASASVAVAEEVRDQLAEVGITVEVRPLPATTFYATDVGSPDNVARNGFGIVLATWTADFPTPGSFLVPLVDGRSISLVGNTDYARLGDPAVSALVDTARAATDPEAARGAWREVATAAGATGAYVPLVETRVQLLAGQRLHNGLVMAPYAGHDLATAGVR
- the secG gene encoding preprotein translocase subunit SecG, which encodes MFEIVLNVLLVLTSVMLVVLILLHRGKGGGLSSMFGGAVSSQLSGSSVVEKNLNRLTVIVGFVWAVCIVALGILLKV
- a CDS encoding RNA polymerase-binding protein RbpA; amino-acid sequence: MAGGNAIRGTRVGAGPMGEAERGEAAPRHRVGYWCSSGHETRVAFATDAEIPESWDCPRCGLPAGQDPQAPPPAPRTEPYKTHLAYVRERRSDADGDALLEEALAKLRARRGA
- a CDS encoding phosphoglycerate kinase, encoding MRSLDDLLAEGVSGRRVLLRADLNVPLDKQTGAITDDGRIRASLPTLQALRDAGARVVVAAHLGRPKGAPDPRYSLAPVAARLGELLGTDVPLASDVAGEDARGKAAALGDGDVLLLENVRFEAAETSKDDAERGELADRLAALADVYVDDAFGAVHRKHASVYDVARRLPHAAGRLVATELDVLTRLTSDPDRPYVVVLGGSKVSDKLAVIEALLPKVDRLLVGGGMCFTFLAAQGHGVGTSLLEADQVDTCRRLLAEAGERIVLPLDVVCAPEFSADTETTVVPVEQIPGDQMGLDVGPRTVEAFGGELAGARTVFWNGPMGVFELGPFQAGTRGVAEAVAAVDGLSVVGGGDSAAAVRQLGLDEASYGHISTGGGASLEYLEGRELPGLAVLAD
- the tpiA gene encoding triose-phosphate isomerase — translated: MARSQPRPPRTGRRPLIAGNWKMHMTHLEAIGLVQKLVFSLTEKDLDDAEVVVLPPFTALRSVQTLVTGDKLPVGYGAQDLSAHDSGAYTGEVSGAMLAALACGHVVVGHSERRALHGEDDATVAAKVQAALRHGLTPILCVGEGLDVRRAGQHVAHCTDQLDAALEGLSAEQVDGVVLAYEPVWAIGTGEVATPEDAQEVCGALRSRLDGRFGPETAAVVRILYGGSVKAANTAGILAGPDVDGALVGGASLDADEFAQICRIAAGGS
- a CDS encoding class I SAM-dependent methyltransferase — translated: MTTTREARALLRAHYPISAPKIRAYNAARLSVLPVPWVLSLLDDLEGTVLCLGCGYGTLETVMAATHPKLEFAASDFNERRIAVARSTVRGLPNISFSTADATQELPDESYDNVFLSDLLHHLPAGEQEPLLQRLWQVVRPGGALVMKDLDVRPRWKCWWNHLHDRVVAGPPLTYLPASSYHAMLTRLGARVQVAVPRTRLPYAHYALIAVKPADGAAGG